A stretch of the Polyangiaceae bacterium genome encodes the following:
- a CDS encoding DUF1801 domain-containing protein — MPARDADAYLATLSTDKRATLEKVRARIRAAAPEAKEGMSYGMPAFIQGKPIAGYAAGAKHCAYYPMSGAVVAALKAELAGYDTSKGAIRFPIGKPLPAALIRKLVKARLAELAE; from the coding sequence ATGCCGGCACGAGACGCTGACGCCTACCTCGCCACGCTGAGCACCGACAAACGCGCCACGCTGGAGAAGGTGCGCGCCAGGATCCGCGCCGCAGCCCCCGAGGCGAAAGAGGGCATGAGCTACGGGATGCCGGCGTTCATCCAGGGCAAGCCGATCGCCGGCTATGCGGCGGGCGCCAAACATTGCGCCTACTACCCGATGAGCGGCGCCGTCGTCGCAGCGCTGAAGGCCGAGCTCGCGGGCTACGACACGAGCAAGGGCGCGATCCGTTTTCCGATCGGCAAGCCGCTGCCGGCGGCGCTGATCCGGAAGCTGGTGAAGGCGCGCTTGGCTGAGCTGGCAGAGTGA
- a CDS encoding FAD:protein FMN transferase has product MNRTAFTLLGGLLCTSACERPDAQRAATPTDAAKAPSAEPAPPSAPTPAPPPVKLDVAEKAMGTEVRIIAFSSASAPEAKARAAIDQAMAEIRRLEDVMTTWRPSELQRLNDESGEWVAVGADSLDVLDKSIWAGKTSKGTFDITFASMNDVWKFGDAADPEPKLPAKAEIEKRRKLVDYRKIELDREGKKARIGKGQRIDVGGIAKGYAVDAAARVLRAAGVSDFLVQAGGDLFGSGKKPDGSPWVSGIRDPRGSATTFFATIELENHAFSTAGDYARSFVKDGKRYHHIIDPRTGWPATACRSVTIWAGDAFTADAVDDAVFILGPKEGLELVESLPDVGAVIVDAENEVHVSKRLEGKVKITRPPTDAP; this is encoded by the coding sequence GTGAATCGCACGGCTTTCACGCTCCTCGGAGGGCTGCTCTGCACCAGCGCGTGCGAGCGGCCGGACGCCCAGCGCGCCGCGACGCCCACGGACGCCGCGAAAGCCCCGAGCGCCGAGCCCGCCCCGCCCAGCGCCCCGACGCCCGCGCCCCCACCGGTCAAGCTCGACGTGGCCGAAAAGGCCATGGGCACCGAAGTGCGCATCATCGCCTTCTCCAGCGCGAGCGCGCCGGAAGCCAAGGCCCGCGCCGCCATCGACCAGGCGATGGCGGAGATCCGCCGCCTGGAAGACGTGATGACCACCTGGCGTCCGAGCGAGCTCCAGCGCCTGAACGACGAGTCCGGCGAGTGGGTGGCGGTCGGCGCGGACTCGCTCGACGTGCTCGACAAGAGCATCTGGGCCGGCAAGACCTCGAAGGGGACCTTCGACATCACCTTCGCTTCGATGAACGACGTCTGGAAGTTCGGCGACGCCGCCGACCCCGAGCCGAAGCTACCCGCCAAGGCCGAGATCGAGAAGCGGAGGAAGCTGGTCGACTATCGCAAGATCGAGCTCGACCGCGAGGGCAAGAAGGCGCGCATCGGCAAGGGCCAGCGCATCGACGTCGGCGGCATCGCCAAGGGCTACGCCGTGGACGCGGCGGCGCGCGTGCTTCGCGCGGCGGGCGTGAGCGACTTCCTGGTGCAGGCCGGCGGTGATCTATTCGGCTCCGGCAAGAAGCCTGACGGCTCCCCTTGGGTCAGTGGCATCCGCGATCCACGGGGCTCCGCCACCACCTTCTTCGCCACCATCGAGCTCGAGAACCACGCCTTCTCGACCGCGGGTGACTACGCCCGCTCCTTCGTCAAGGACGGCAAACGCTACCACCACATCATCGATCCCCGCACCGGCTGGCCGGCGACCGCGTGCCGCAGCGTGACCATCTGGGCGGGCGACGCCTTCACCGCCGACGCCGTGGACGACGCGGTCTTCATCCTGGGCCCGAAGGAGGGCCTCGAGCTGGTCGAGTCCCTGCCGGACGTGGGCGCCGTGATCGTGGACGCGGAGAACGAGGTCCACGTCAGCAAGCGCCTCGAGGGCAAGGTGAAGATCACGCGTCCGCCCACGGACGCGCCGTGA
- a CDS encoding M20 family metallopeptidase, with amino-acid sequence MSFDRALVDRSVEELRAPLVALSRRLHENPELRWEEHRAAAWISEALEQLAEVEVERSLAGYPTAFRARAGNGQGPRVAILAEYDALPEIGHACGHNLIAGGAVGAFVALARLGPELPGTVEIIGTPGEEGGAGKIRLIEKGAFDGVDAAMMFHPFDRDLLAHPALASKWVEMRFTGTPSHASAAPWEGASALTACLETFRLIDSQRVHFRDGVRVHGFVTNGGQAVNIIPERAACEFSVRAKTHAELERVQAIVERCARGAALAAGVTVELSVRTGYREMSNNMTLARRFGAALEQLGRKGREADERVGAGSTDMGDVSQVVPAIHPYLAICDEGESLCHEHRFLQCAASERGFEAMLVGAKAMARTALDLLEDADLLGAVKREWQEAR; translated from the coding sequence ATGTCCTTCGACCGCGCGCTCGTCGACCGCTCCGTGGAAGAGCTCCGTGCTCCGCTGGTCGCGCTCTCGCGCCGCTTGCACGAAAATCCCGAGCTGCGCTGGGAGGAGCACCGCGCCGCTGCCTGGATCAGCGAAGCCTTGGAGCAGCTCGCGGAAGTGGAGGTCGAGCGCTCGCTCGCGGGCTACCCCACCGCGTTCCGCGCGCGCGCTGGCAACGGGCAGGGTCCGCGCGTGGCGATCCTGGCGGAGTACGACGCGCTGCCGGAGATCGGCCACGCCTGCGGGCACAACCTGATCGCGGGCGGGGCCGTCGGCGCGTTCGTGGCGCTGGCGCGCCTGGGGCCCGAGCTGCCCGGCACGGTGGAGATCATCGGGACGCCGGGCGAAGAGGGCGGGGCCGGGAAGATCCGCCTGATCGAGAAGGGCGCCTTCGACGGGGTGGACGCGGCGATGATGTTCCACCCCTTCGACCGTGACCTGCTCGCGCACCCGGCCTTGGCGAGCAAATGGGTGGAGATGCGCTTCACCGGCACCCCGTCACACGCCTCCGCCGCGCCCTGGGAGGGCGCGAGCGCGCTGACCGCGTGCCTCGAGACCTTTCGCCTGATCGACTCGCAGCGCGTGCACTTCCGCGACGGGGTTCGGGTCCACGGCTTCGTCACCAACGGCGGGCAGGCCGTCAACATCATCCCCGAGCGCGCGGCGTGCGAGTTTTCGGTGCGTGCCAAGACCCACGCCGAGCTCGAGCGGGTCCAGGCCATCGTCGAGCGCTGCGCCCGCGGGGCGGCGCTGGCAGCGGGAGTGACGGTGGAGCTCTCGGTGCGCACCGGCTACCGCGAGATGAGCAACAACATGACGTTGGCCCGGCGCTTCGGCGCCGCGCTCGAGCAGCTCGGACGCAAGGGCCGGGAGGCGGACGAGCGGGTCGGCGCCGGGTCCACCGACATGGGCGACGTGAGCCAGGTCGTGCCGGCGATCCACCCCTATCTCGCCATCTGCGACGAGGGGGAGTCCTTGTGTCACGAGCACCGGTTCCTCCAGTGCGCGGCGAGCGAGCGCGGCTTCGAGGCCATGCTGGTCGGCGCCAAGGCCATGGCGCGCACCGCGCTCGACCTCCTGGAAGACGCCGACCTGCTCGGTGCGGTGAAACGCGAATGGCAGGAGGCGCGGTGA
- a CDS encoding dienelactone hydrolase family protein, with protein MCDDTTEDENERYLAKIGRREFSVGAGAVAAALVTGCGGPAPGRPPAAAAPPGPEPAPTPKPPATEPKSEAAATTDLELAQRKVTITTPDGKAEGFFVTPKDGKHPGVIVWPDVAGLREAFEKMATGLARDGYAVLVVNPYYRSSGLPILKDFAEWRTEEGKAKIAPMREALTPEAIAKDGAAFVKWLDEQPEVETARKLATTGYCMGGPFTFRTAAAAPKRVGVIGSFHGGGLVTKEPSSPHKLFAKMRAAALICIAHNDDEREPDAKTTLKDAAAAAKLPVEIEVYPAQHGWCAIDSPVYDKAQAERAHGRLLALLQEHL; from the coding sequence ATGTGTGACGACACCACCGAGGACGAAAACGAACGTTATCTGGCGAAGATCGGGCGACGCGAGTTCAGCGTGGGCGCCGGAGCCGTCGCGGCGGCTTTGGTGACCGGATGCGGTGGCCCCGCGCCGGGGAGGCCGCCCGCGGCGGCCGCACCCCCCGGCCCGGAACCGGCACCGACCCCAAAGCCGCCAGCGACGGAGCCGAAGTCCGAAGCTGCGGCAACGACCGATCTCGAGCTCGCGCAGCGCAAGGTGACCATCACCACTCCCGACGGGAAAGCTGAGGGATTCTTCGTCACGCCCAAGGACGGGAAGCATCCCGGCGTGATCGTCTGGCCGGACGTCGCTGGCTTGCGAGAGGCGTTCGAGAAGATGGCGACCGGGCTGGCCAGGGATGGCTACGCCGTCTTGGTCGTCAATCCCTACTACCGCTCGTCCGGGCTGCCGATTCTGAAGGACTTCGCCGAGTGGCGAACCGAAGAGGGCAAGGCCAAGATTGCGCCGATGCGCGAAGCGCTGACCCCGGAGGCCATCGCGAAGGACGGTGCGGCGTTCGTGAAGTGGCTCGACGAGCAGCCCGAGGTCGAGACCGCTCGCAAGCTGGCGACGACCGGCTACTGCATGGGCGGCCCGTTCACCTTCCGCACCGCCGCCGCCGCGCCGAAGCGCGTGGGCGTCATCGGGTCTTTTCACGGTGGCGGCCTGGTGACCAAGGAGCCCAGCAGTCCACACAAGCTGTTTGCGAAGATGAGAGCCGCGGCCCTGATTTGCATCGCGCACAACGACGACGAGCGTGAGCCGGACGCGAAGACCACGCTGAAGGATGCTGCGGCGGCCGCGAAGCTCCCCGTCGAGATCGAGGTCTATCCGGCGCAGCACGGCTGGTGCGCCATCGACTCACCCGTTTACGACAAGGCGCAGGCCGAGCGCGCCCACGGCCGCCTGCTCGCCTTGCTGCAAGAACACCTGTGA
- a CDS encoding metallophosphoesterase, which translates to MFRIAHVSDLHVLAPAGVELRRILFNKRVTGYANLLLKRARVYRRDYLLSVLSAAAAASDHVVVTGDITNLSLEGEYEEAVRLLEDAARWTEVTVVPGNHDIYLPAIHHERRFPHHFGGFMQSDLPALAVELPAGHFPCVKLRGPAAIIGLSSAVPRPPFVSAGYLGAAQLEALGQVLQHPEVVRRTPVVLVHHCPFDSRLRLEQLRSGLVDASAFRAALEPLACGLVLYGHLHVRRHARLLTTSGALDVVCATAAALDHDDDRVRAGFNLYELDEEGRIAAIGARVLEPAGATFRYAQLAVPLEAA; encoded by the coding sequence GTGTTTCGCATCGCCCACGTCTCGGATCTCCACGTCCTCGCGCCTGCGGGCGTCGAGCTCAGGCGCATCCTCTTCAACAAGCGCGTGACGGGCTATGCCAACCTCCTGCTCAAGCGCGCTCGCGTGTACCGCCGCGACTACCTCCTGTCGGTGCTCTCCGCCGCCGCCGCCGCGTCCGATCACGTGGTGGTGACCGGGGACATCACGAACCTGTCGCTCGAGGGCGAATACGAGGAGGCGGTCCGACTGCTGGAGGACGCAGCGCGTTGGACGGAGGTCACGGTGGTGCCGGGCAACCACGACATCTACTTGCCCGCCATCCACCACGAGCGGCGCTTCCCGCATCATTTCGGCGGGTTCATGCAGAGCGATCTGCCGGCGCTCGCGGTGGAGCTGCCGGCCGGGCACTTCCCCTGCGTCAAGCTGCGGGGTCCGGCGGCCATCATCGGGCTCTCCAGCGCGGTCCCGAGGCCACCGTTCGTCTCCGCGGGCTACCTCGGTGCGGCGCAGCTCGAGGCACTCGGGCAGGTCCTCCAGCATCCGGAGGTCGTGCGCCGTACTCCCGTCGTGCTGGTCCACCACTGCCCCTTCGACTCGCGCCTCCGACTCGAGCAGCTCCGGAGCGGGCTCGTCGACGCGAGCGCGTTTCGCGCCGCGCTCGAGCCCCTGGCGTGCGGGCTCGTGCTCTACGGGCACCTGCACGTGCGACGGCACGCACGCCTGCTCACCACCTCGGGCGCGCTGGACGTCGTGTGCGCGACAGCCGCGGCCCTCGACCACGACGACGACCGCGTGCGCGCGGGGTTCAACCTGTACGAGCTCGACGAGGAAGGCCGGATCGCCGCCATCGGGGCGCGTGTGCTCGAGCCGGCCGGGGCCACGTTCCGCTACGCCCAGCTCGCCGTGCCGCTGGAGGCGGCGTGA
- a CDS encoding phosphatidylserine/phosphatidylglycerophosphate/cardiolipin synthase family protein — translation MRYRRALFVLGLGRDAAPQLAFLRRVAPELEHLLVVAELETPAFAWLLGERPQAPDEAALEALREAAAGVARSVDVKVTPELGGEALAALCGAERTDLLVFGSRSLRRAWVVSAERKRQQAAVLWCEGATAPGPIREIACVVLDEHSRAELAAFLRDHTDRSHHVTLLSRASLAPDLVATSLQVSGIEARVDVSSLHDAPSMQAWIEEWVRERPVDLLVLSRISSAFLASALRTAPVLLLPPPSVTRPFGQRPIDVPDLLDDGGPIRARADHVAAVGNLAPVPDQQLAFVSGGQVVATVSTQGGELELPPGLSASALGVYRVGESPPAEPLAAIEEQVAVIGPGSRPVVVVDSALPDQTLRSVAELAEASATDVLAVRLRPTRSCRSIRERLRDAGLSPQVLDARVVLDEGEALDVSEALDPIRLARVASRLARAGSSVSAIVHRGEVAPLTEGFGVLSAADLAADSSVILVARPAEAVTPLASAGNRIELELDNARARRWLLEAIALSEKTLHFQVYMAEDDDVGGPVEEALARAAARGVTVRVLVDSLHGLHGSFGARNPLLERLAARPGVELRALRPITELPSLTDLKRRDHRKLVVADGKLALLGGRNLSHEYYTGFDEVLVTPASTWRHVPWLDAGARVEGPAVEALESSFLETWVEAGGAPFAVGPAPAAGSSNARVVVHHGLREARTLETYLELVGAATSHLYVVNGFPLVLELQHALMRALRRGVRVRVLLGCATPTHGGRPFGGPWSNARTAAMELTHSRVDPIIAAGGEVHLFALRDVPGWAPELGLVHPHVHAKVMCADGERCAVGSANMDITASYWESELLLVVEDAALARAFEAELDRLMAGSTRLRSDDPAWQELAERRAWMRHWPGVLSA, via the coding sequence GTGAGGTACCGGCGCGCGCTGTTCGTGCTCGGGCTCGGCAGGGACGCCGCGCCGCAGCTCGCCTTTCTCCGCCGCGTCGCACCCGAGCTCGAGCACCTCCTCGTCGTCGCCGAGCTCGAGACGCCAGCCTTCGCCTGGCTGCTCGGCGAGCGCCCGCAGGCCCCGGACGAGGCTGCTCTCGAAGCCTTGCGCGAGGCCGCAGCCGGGGTCGCTCGCAGTGTGGACGTGAAGGTCACACCCGAGCTCGGCGGCGAGGCGCTCGCGGCACTGTGCGGCGCCGAACGGACCGACCTCTTGGTGTTCGGCTCGCGCTCGCTCCGCCGGGCCTGGGTCGTTTCCGCCGAGCGCAAGCGCCAGCAGGCGGCGGTGCTCTGGTGCGAGGGAGCGACGGCGCCGGGGCCCATTCGCGAGATCGCTTGCGTCGTCCTCGACGAGCACTCGCGGGCGGAGCTCGCGGCCTTCCTCCGGGATCACACCGATCGGAGCCACCACGTCACGTTGCTCTCGCGGGCGTCGCTCGCGCCCGACCTCGTGGCGACGAGCCTCCAGGTCTCGGGCATCGAGGCGCGCGTGGACGTCTCGAGCCTGCACGACGCGCCGTCGATGCAAGCTTGGATCGAAGAGTGGGTGCGCGAGCGGCCCGTGGATCTGCTGGTGCTCTCGCGCATCTCCAGCGCGTTCCTGGCGTCTGCGCTCCGCACGGCGCCCGTGCTCCTGCTCCCGCCGCCCTCGGTGACCCGCCCGTTCGGGCAGCGTCCCATCGACGTGCCCGATCTCCTGGACGACGGCGGCCCGATCCGCGCGCGAGCCGACCACGTCGCGGCCGTGGGGAACCTGGCACCCGTGCCCGATCAGCAGCTGGCGTTCGTCTCGGGCGGCCAAGTCGTGGCGACGGTCTCGACCCAGGGTGGAGAGCTCGAGCTCCCGCCGGGGCTCTCCGCCAGCGCCCTCGGCGTGTACCGCGTCGGCGAGAGCCCACCGGCGGAGCCGCTCGCGGCGATCGAGGAGCAAGTCGCCGTCATCGGTCCCGGGAGCCGGCCGGTCGTGGTGGTCGACTCCGCGCTCCCCGATCAGACCTTGCGCTCCGTCGCCGAGCTCGCCGAAGCGTCGGCCACGGATGTCCTCGCCGTGCGCCTGCGACCGACCCGCAGCTGCCGCTCGATCCGGGAGCGGCTCCGCGACGCCGGGCTCTCGCCGCAGGTCCTGGATGCCCGCGTCGTCCTCGACGAAGGAGAGGCGCTCGACGTCTCGGAGGCGCTCGACCCGATACGCCTGGCACGAGTGGCGTCGAGGCTCGCGCGGGCGGGCTCGTCGGTCTCGGCCATCGTCCACCGGGGCGAGGTCGCGCCGCTGACGGAAGGCTTCGGCGTGCTCTCTGCCGCGGATCTCGCGGCCGACTCCAGCGTGATCCTCGTGGCGCGTCCCGCCGAAGCCGTCACCCCGCTGGCCAGCGCCGGAAACCGGATCGAGCTGGAGCTGGACAACGCGAGAGCGCGCCGCTGGCTGCTCGAGGCCATCGCGCTGAGCGAGAAGACGCTGCACTTCCAGGTGTACATGGCCGAGGACGACGACGTTGGCGGGCCGGTCGAAGAAGCGCTCGCCCGCGCGGCCGCACGCGGCGTCACGGTGAGGGTGCTGGTGGATTCCCTGCACGGGCTGCACGGCTCGTTTGGTGCTCGAAACCCGCTGCTCGAGCGCCTCGCCGCGCGCCCGGGGGTCGAGCTCCGAGCGCTGCGCCCGATCACCGAGCTGCCATCGCTGACCGACCTCAAGCGACGGGACCACCGCAAGCTCGTCGTGGCCGACGGCAAGCTCGCTCTGCTCGGCGGACGCAACCTATCCCACGAGTACTACACGGGCTTCGACGAGGTGCTGGTCACTCCCGCCTCGACGTGGCGACACGTGCCGTGGCTCGACGCGGGCGCGCGCGTCGAGGGCCCGGCGGTCGAGGCCTTGGAGTCGTCGTTCCTGGAGACCTGGGTCGAGGCGGGCGGCGCGCCCTTCGCGGTCGGCCCGGCACCAGCCGCTGGCTCGTCGAACGCCCGCGTGGTCGTCCACCACGGGCTCCGCGAAGCGCGCACGCTGGAGACCTACCTCGAACTGGTCGGCGCGGCGACGTCCCACCTCTACGTCGTCAACGGCTTCCCGCTCGTGCTCGAGCTCCAGCACGCGCTCATGCGCGCGCTCCGGCGCGGCGTGCGCGTGCGTGTTCTGCTCGGCTGCGCCACGCCGACGCACGGCGGACGCCCCTTCGGCGGGCCGTGGTCGAACGCACGCACCGCGGCCATGGAGCTCACGCACTCGCGGGTGGATCCCATCATCGCGGCGGGCGGAGAGGTCCACCTGTTCGCGCTACGAGACGTTCCTGGCTGGGCGCCGGAGCTCGGCCTGGTGCACCCTCACGTGCACGCCAAGGTGATGTGCGCGGACGGAGAGCGCTGCGCCGTCGGCAGCGCCAACATGGACATCACCGCGTCGTACTGGGAGAGCGAGCTCCTGCTCGTCGTCGAGGACGCTGCCCTCGCGCGCGCGTTCGAGGCCGAGCT